One genomic region from Salvia hispanica cultivar TCC Black 2014 chromosome 2, UniMelb_Shisp_WGS_1.0, whole genome shotgun sequence encodes:
- the LOC125206038 gene encoding protein TWIN LOV 1-like: protein MESHLGLGDESFDLRYSVWAREVLNELPDCFTITDPCVPGHPIVFASNGFLKMVGYSREEVVGRNGRMFQGPETDRGSVMAIREAIREERGVQISLLNYRKDGTPFWMLFHMCPVFSKEDDRVVNFVGVQVPLSRRPRLSGLRLRSECEDGGGVRETVFRCCRREVCSDSILEQGRASSVESVSSLDDQEDEMNEPCEANEWEKTKANAAINNILSVLINYSEFTGKFVARIRCCPTGNAQLVSSLSISLGRIKQSFVLTNALLPDMPIVYASDAFMKLTGYARPEVLGRNCRFLSGTQTDPSTQFEIKECIRNEQPCTVRILNYRKDRTSFWNFLHISPVRNASGKVAFFVGIQIDDHCNNDARHGLSPEMRQLSVVGAVKVAVRGLSMGASTS, encoded by the exons ATGGAGTCACATCTGGGATTGGGTGACGAGTCATTTGACTTGAGATACTCTGTGTGGGCGAGGGAAGTTCTGAATGAACTCCCTGATTGTTTTACTATAACCGATCCTTGTGTTCCTGGGCACCCTATTGTGTTTGCTTCAAATGGATTCTTGAAAATGGTTGGTTACTCTAGAGAGGAGGTGGTTGGGAGGAATGGGAGGATGTTCCAGGGCCCGGAGACAGATAGGGGGTCGGTTATGGCGATTCGCGAGGCAATTAGGGAAGAGAGGGGTGTGCAGATCAGTTTGTTGAATTATAGGAAGGATGGGACCCCCTTTTGGATGTTGTTCCACATGTGTCCTGTTTTCAGTAAGGAGGATGATAGGGTGGTTAATTTTGTGGGGGTTCAGGTGCCTCTCTCGAGGAGGCCTAGGTTGTCTGGACTCCGCCTCAGGAGTGAGTGTGAAGATGGGGGCGGGGTTCGTGAGACTGTTTTCAGGTGTTGTAGGAGGGAAGTTTGTTCGGATTCAATCTTGGAACAGGGACGTGCATCCTCTGTGGAGTCGGTTTCAAGCCTTGATGATCAAG AAGATGAGATGAATGAGCCTTGTGAAGCAAATGAGTGGGAGAAAACAAAGGCAAATGCTGCAATTAACAATATCTTGTCTGTTCTGATAAACTACAGCGAGTTTACAGGCAAATTCGTCGCCAGAATAAGATGTTGTCCAACTGGAAATGCACAGCTTGTTTCCTCCTTAAGTATATCTCTCGGTAGAATCAAACAAAGCTTTGTATT AACGAATGCGCTCTTACCTGACATGCCTATAGTGTATGCGAGTGACGCTTTCATGAAACTGACTG GCTATGCTAGGCCTGAAGTACTGGGGCGAAATTGCCGGTTCTTGAGTGGGACTCAAACAGACCCCAGTACACAGTTTGAG ATAAAGGAATGCATTCGAAACGAGCAACCTTGTACAGTACGTATCCTAAATTACAG AAAAGATAGGACATCTTTTTGgaattttcttcacatttctccAGTACGGAATGCATCGGGAAag GTAGCATTCTTTGTCGGAATCCAGATAGACGACCATTGCAATAATGATGCTAGACACGGGTTAAGCCCGGAGATGAGACAACTCAGTGTCGTGGGCGCCGTCAAAGTTGCTGTGAGGGGGTTGTCAATGGGCGCCAGTACGTCATAG